The proteins below come from a single Oxyura jamaicensis isolate SHBP4307 breed ruddy duck chromosome 1, BPBGC_Ojam_1.0, whole genome shotgun sequence genomic window:
- the KEL gene encoding kell blood group glycoprotein — MMTCGLGSCDAELRLGLLSRLLNSRNDAVDPCEDFYKYACGNWEGNHSSRTTEESRNVFDMLLEENQLVLKRLLEAPQFQIRGSAKEKAIQFYRSCMDTEKIESQGNQPLKDILNQVVGWNITDIGKAKDFNETLQILMGRYNTFPFFRVHVGPSPFDPKNNVIQIDHPEFEMPPESKFKEKNYLEVLRVYLSYLEKLGGLLGGPQDGSPHSFSLTLSFISNLQRVVTPLQERQQRGMLFFRTTIKELQEKAPAIDWLSCLQALFHPMPMNLSQPIAVHDMDYLRGMSQLIEQWHNERALPIYMIICLVVNLSPALDSRFQDARLELSKILHGKMGSRVIPVERWKKCLTDTSSFFEPVLGQMIVKEIFPQQTKKLAEEMFSEIQNALYSQLDQLEWMDEQTRQQAKVLVSTLQVEIGYPAYILQTAKVNLEYQNLEINEDTFFLNVVACLKTMRENSYSKLLQHHSHINWQVSPWAVHSYYSLRHHMVVFPAGMFRSPFFHMEFPSAVNFGAIGVFMAHELLHAFYGYVLPGGCPTCNRSVLQKSIDCFVEQYESFDFKVNGTLTLLENTADNGGLAIAYQAYKNWLKKHKQEDLPKIGLSHDQLFYLSFAHAMCGHQDPEELQSSSNTDPHSPLSLRVCGPVSNSKDFSKHFHCPSRSPMNPDSKCHIW; from the exons ATGATGACTTGTGGTCTAG GATCATGTGATGCTGAGCTGCGGCTTGGACTGTTGTCCAGACTCCTGAATTCTAGGAATGATGCTGTAGACCCCTGTGAGGATTTCTACAAATATGCTTGTGGCAACTGGGAAGGCAATCATTCAAGCAGAACCACCGAAGAGTCACGAAATGTCTTTGATATGTTGTTGGAAGAAAACCAGCTTGTCCTGAAAAGGCTTTTAG AGGCCCCACAGTTTCAGATAAGAGGCTCAGCTAAAGAGAAAGCAATCCAGTTCTATCGTTCCTGCATGGATACCGAAAAGATAGAATCCCAAGGAAATCAACCATTGAAGGACATCCTAAATCAG GTTGTTGGATGGAATATCACAGACATAGGGAAAGcaaaagattttaatgaaactCTTCAGATTCTCATGGGCAGATACAAcacctttccctttttcagagTGCATGTGGGTCCTAGTCCTTTTGACCCCAAGAACAATGTAATTCAG ATTGACCATCCTGAGTTTGAGATGCCACCTGAGAGtaaattcaaagagaaaaattatcttGAG GTTCTCCGTGTCTATCTCTCATACCTGGAGAAACTGGGGGGGCTACTTGGAGGTCCACAGGATGGTTCCCCTCATTCCTTTTCCCTTACCTTGTCCTTCATCTCTAACCTCCAGCGTGTTGTTACCCCACTGCAGGAAAGACAGCAGAGGGGAATGCTGTTCTTTCGCACTACCATTAAGGAGCTACAG GAAAAGGCACCTGCTATTGACTGGTTGTCATGTCTCCAGGCCCTCTTCCATCCTATGCCAATGAACCTCTCTCAGCCAATTGCAGTGCATGACATGGATTACTTAAGAGGCATGTCACAGCTCATTGAACAATGGCACAATGAAAG GGCCCTTCCCATCTATATGATTATTTGTTTGGTTGTGAATCTCTCCCCTGCCCTTGACAGTCGATTCCAAGATGCACGCTTAGAGCTATCTAAGATTCTTCACGGGAAAATGGGATCTAGAGTG ATCCCAGTTGAGCGCTGGAAGAAGTGTTTGACTGATACCAGCTCTTTCTTTGAGCCAGTCCTAGGGCAGATGATTGTGAAGGAAATTTTCCCTCAGCAAACCAAGAAACTT GCTGAGGAGATGTTCTCTGAGATCCAAAATGCCCTCTACAGCCAACTGGATCAGTTGGAGTGGATGGATGAGCAAACACGCCAACAAGCTAAAGTTTTG GTGTCCACGCTACAAGTGGAGATTGGCTATCCAGCTTACATACTTCAGACTGCCAAAGTGAACCTGGAATACCAGAAT CTGGAGATAAATGAAGACACTTTTTTCCTCAACGTGGTGGCTTGCTTGAAGACAATGAGGGAGAATTCCTATTCAAAGCTCCTTCAGCATCATTCACATATTAA CTGGCAGGTGTCCCCCTGGGCTGTCCATTCATACTACTCACTAAGGCACCACATGGTGGTCTTTCCTGCTGGAATGTTCCGCAGCCCTTTTTTCCACATGGAGTTTCCCAG tgctgtgaacTTTGGAGCTATTGGGGTCTTCATGGCACATGAACTTCTTCACGCATTCTATGGTTATG tGTTGCCTGGTGGCTGTCCTACATGCAACAGGAGTGTGCTACAGAAATCTATAGATTGCTTTGTTGAACAGTATGAAAGCTTTGACTTTAAGGTCAATGGTACTCTTACGCTCTTGGAGAATACAGCTGACAACGGAGGGCTTGCCATTGCTTACCAG GCCTATAAGAATTGGCTGAAAAAGCACAAACAGGAGGATTTACCCAAGATTGGACTTTCACACGACCAGCTTTTCTACCTCAGTTTTGCTCAT gcAATGTGTGGACACCAGGATCCTGAGGAATTACAGTCTTCCTCGAACACAGATCCACACAGTCCTTTGTCACTTCGTGTCTGTGGGCCAGTTAGCAATAGCAAGGACTTTTCCAAGCACTTCCACTGTCCCAGTAGATCACCAATGAACCCAGACAGCAAGTGCCATATTTGGTAA